The following proteins are co-located in the Meriones unguiculatus strain TT.TT164.6M chromosome 4, Bangor_MerUng_6.1, whole genome shotgun sequence genome:
- the Rbm38 gene encoding RNA-binding protein 38 isoform X1, with amino-acid sequence MLLQPSCAPSVFPRPPAVPSAMHGSQKDTTFTKIFVGGLPYHTTDASLRKYFEGFGDIEEAVVITDRQTGKSRGYGFVTMADRAAADRACKDPNPIIDGRKANVNLAYLGAKPRSLQTGFAVGVQQLHPTLIQRTYGLTPHYIYPPAIVQPSVVIPATPVPSLSSPYLEYTPASPAYAQYPPATYDQYPYAASPATATSFLGYGYPAAMPPALSAAAPAGTTFVQYQAPQLQPDRMQ; translated from the exons ATGCTGCTGCAGCCCTCGTGCGCCCCGAGCGTGTTCCCGCGGCCGCCCGCCGTCCCCAGCGCCATGCACGGCTCGCAGAAGGACACCACGTTCACCAAGATCTTCGTGGGCGGCCTGCCCTACCACACAACCGACGCATCGCTCAGAAAGTACTTCGAGGGCTTCGGAGACATCGAGGAGGCCGTGGTCATCACCGACCGCCAGACCGGCAAGTCCCGCGGCTACGGCTTC GTGACCATGGCAGATCGGGCAGCAGCTGATAGGGCTtgcaaagaccctaaccctattATCGATGGCCGCAAGGCCAATGTGAACCTGGCCTACCTGGGTGCCAAGCCTAGGAGCCTGCAGACTG GCTTTGCTGTTGGTGTGCAGCAGCTACACCCCACCTTGATCCAGCGCACCTATGG GCTGACTCCCCACTACATCTACCCACCAGCCATTGTGCAGCCCAGCGTGGTGATCCCTGCCACCCCTGTCCCGTCACTGTCCTCGCCCTACCTTGAATATAcaccagccagcccagcctacgCCCAGTACCCTCCAGCCACCTACGACCAGTACCCGTACGCCGCCTCGCCTGCCACAGCCACCAGCTTCCTGGGCTATGGCTACCCTGCTGCCATGCCCCCAGCCTTGTCTGCCGCTGCACCTGCAGGCACCACCTTCGTGCAGTACCAGGCGCCTCAGCTACAGCCCGACAGGATGCAGTGA
- the Rbm38 gene encoding RNA-binding protein 38 isoform X2 encodes MADRAAADRACKDPNPIIDGRKANVNLAYLGAKPRSLQTGFAVGVQQLHPTLIQRTYGLTPHYIYPPAIVQPSVVIPATPVPSLSSPYLEYTPASPAYAQYPPATYDQYPYAASPATATSFLGYGYPAAMPPALSAAAPAGTTFVQYQAPQLQPDRMQ; translated from the exons ATGGCAGATCGGGCAGCAGCTGATAGGGCTtgcaaagaccctaaccctattATCGATGGCCGCAAGGCCAATGTGAACCTGGCCTACCTGGGTGCCAAGCCTAGGAGCCTGCAGACTG GCTTTGCTGTTGGTGTGCAGCAGCTACACCCCACCTTGATCCAGCGCACCTATGG GCTGACTCCCCACTACATCTACCCACCAGCCATTGTGCAGCCCAGCGTGGTGATCCCTGCCACCCCTGTCCCGTCACTGTCCTCGCCCTACCTTGAATATAcaccagccagcccagcctacgCCCAGTACCCTCCAGCCACCTACGACCAGTACCCGTACGCCGCCTCGCCTGCCACAGCCACCAGCTTCCTGGGCTATGGCTACCCTGCTGCCATGCCCCCAGCCTTGTCTGCCGCTGCACCTGCAGGCACCACCTTCGTGCAGTACCAGGCGCCTCAGCTACAGCCCGACAGGATGCAGTGA
- the Rae1 gene encoding mRNA export factor RAE1: MSLFGSTSGFGTGGTSMFGSTTTDNHNPMKDIEVTSSPDDSIGCLSFSPPTLPGNFLIAGSWANDVRCWEVQDSGQTIPKAQQMHTGPVLDVCWSDDGSKVFTASCDKTAKMWDLNSNQAIQIAQHDAPVKTIHWIKAPNYSCVMTGSWDKTLKFWDTRSSNPMMVLQLPERCYCADVIYPMAVVATAERGLIVYQLENQPSEFRRIESPLKHQHRCVAIFKDKQNKPTGFALGSIEGRVAIHYINPPNPAKDNFTFKCHRSNGTNTSAPQDIYAVNGIAFHPVHGTLATVGSDGRFSFWDKDARTKLKTSEQLDQPIAACCFNHNGNIFAYASSYDWSKGHEFYNPQKKNYIFLRNAAEELKPRNKK, translated from the exons ATGAGTCTGTTTGGATCAACGTCTGGTTTTGGGACTGGTGGGACTAGCATGTTTGGAAGCACAACCACAGATAATCACAACCCAATGAAG GATATCGAAGTAACGTCTTCTCCTGATGATAGCATCGGTTGTCTGTCTTTCAGCCCACCAACCTTACCAGGAAACTTCCTTATTGCAGGATCGTGGGCTAATGAT GTTCGCTGCTGGGAGGTGCAGGACAGCGGGCAGACCATTCCAAAAGCCCAGCAGATGCACACCGGACCAGTGCTCGATGTCTGCTGGAGTGAT gaTGGGAGCAAAGTGTTCACGGCATCATGTGATAAGACAGCCAAGATGTGGGACCTGAACAGCAACCAGGCCATTCAGATAGCACAG CATGATGCTCCTGTTAAGACCATACATTGGATAAAAGCCCCAAACTACAGCTGTGTGATGACTGGGAGCTGGGATAAGACTCTGAAG TTTTGGGATACCCGCTCATCAAATCCTATGATGGTCTTACAACTCCCTGAGCGCTGTTACTGTGCAGATGTG ATATACCCAATGGCAGTGGTGGCCACTGCAGAGAGAGGCCTGATTGTCTATCAGTTAGAGAATCAGCCCTCTGAGTTCAGGAGGATAGAGTCTCCACTGAAACACCAG CATCGATGTGTGGctatttttaaagacaaacagAACAAGCCAACTGGTTTTGCCCTGGGGAGTATTGAGGGGAGAGTTGCTATTCACTACATCAACCCTCCAAATCC AGCCAAAGATAACTTCACTTTCAAGTGCCACCGATCCAACGGCACCAACACTTCGGCTCCTCAAGATATCTATGCA GTGAACGGAATTGCCTTCCATCCTGTGCATGGCACCCTTGCTACTGTAGGGTCTGACGGTAGGTTCAGCTTCTGGGACAAAGATGCCCGGACAAAACTAAAGACCTCGGAGCAGTTAGATCAACCTATAGCAGCCTGCTGCTTCAACCACAACGGAAACATCTTTGCCTATGCGTCCAGCTACGACTGGTCCAAG ggaCATGAATTTTATAATCcccaaaagaaaaattacattttcCTGCGTAATGCAGCTGAAGAGCTAAAGCCAAGGAATAAGAAATAG